Proteins from a genomic interval of Campylobacter concisus:
- the pseH gene encoding UDP-4-amino-4,6-dideoxy-N-acetyl-beta-L-altrosamine N-acetyltransferase, translated as MLELINFTSLSDEQKLMVLKWRNDERIAKFMKNKSVGKEEHFAFLERLKSIQDKIYFLVKDESEFIGVISFVDITKESCEFGVYKNPELKGVGKKLLDLIKNYAFFTLKVGSLKAKAYNNNEKALALYENFGFKIYAKDDDFSYLELKNETD; from the coding sequence TTGCTTGAGCTTATAAATTTTACCTCGCTTAGTGACGAGCAAAAGCTGATGGTCTTAAAGTGGCGAAACGACGAGCGGATAGCTAAATTTATGAAAAATAAAAGCGTTGGTAAAGAGGAGCATTTTGCTTTTTTAGAGAGATTAAAGAGCATTCAAGATAAGATCTATTTTCTAGTAAAAGACGAGAGTGAATTTATCGGAGTGATAAGCTTTGTTGATATCACGAAAGAAAGTTGCGAATTTGGCGTTTATAAAAACCCAGAGCTAAAAGGAGTGGGCAAAAAGTTGCTTGATCTCATAAAAAACTACGCTTTTTTTACGCTAAAAGTTGGCTCGCTAAAGGCAAAAGCTTATAATAACAACGAAAAAGCGCTCGCACTTTATGAAAATTTTGGCTTTAAAATTTACGCAAAAGATGATGACTTTAGCTATCTTGAGCTTAAAAATGAAACGGACTAA